Proteins encoded together in one Solanum lycopersicum chromosome 7, SLM_r2.1 window:
- the LOC101268009 gene encoding BI1-like protein isoform X1, which yields MSGVKGNDVEEGSTTTSLLLYPGIRNDENDLRWDFIRKVYYILASQILLTTIVSAGTVLYLPVNNILHGKTILLILLILPLLLLLPLYFYRQKHPLNFVFLGIYTITLSISIGIACATINGKIVLEALILTSAVVLSLTGYTFWASKRGQDFSFLGPILFASLNVLILTGFLQVGLLVPNSFSVSIYELFFPLGSTVNAIYCAVSAIVFCAYIVFDTYKLIKRFSYDEYIWASVHLYLDILNLFLDILRLLRPRNTTN from the exons atgtcagGAGTTAAAGGTAATGATGTAGAAGAAGGAAGTACAACAACATCATTATTGCTATATCCAGGAATTCGAAATGATGAAAATGATCTTCGTTGGGATTTCATTCGCAAAGTTTACTATATCCTCGCCTCTCAGATCCTCCTAACCACCATCGTCTCTGCTGGAACTGTCCTATACCTTCCCGTTAACAACATCCTTCATGGCAAAACCATTCTCCTCATTCTACTCATTCTACCTCTCTTAT TGTTGTTGCCTTTGTATTTCTATAGACAAAAGCATCCATTGAATTTTGTTTTCCTTGGCATCTACACTATAACCTTGAGTATCTCTATTGGTATAGCATGTGCTACTATAAATG GAAAAATTGTGCTTGAAGCCTTGATTTTAACATCAGCTGTAGTTTTATCTCTTACTGGTTACACATTTTGGGCTTCAAAGAGAGGGCAGGACTTCAGCTTTTTGGGTCCAATATTGTTTGCTAGCCTCAATGTACTTATCTTGACTGGATTTTTGCAGGTTGGTCTGCTAGTACCAAATTCTTtttctgtttcaatttatgAG TTGTTCTTCCCTCTTGGATCTACAGTCAATGCTATTTACTGTGCAGTAAGTGCTATTGTTTTCTGCGCGTATATTGTGTTTGATACGTACAAGCTGATTAAGAGATTCAGCTATGATGAATACATCTGGGCTTCCGTCCATCTTTACCTGGACATCCTCAACCTCTTCCTAGACATTCTGCGACTGCTCAGGCCGCGAAACACAACTAACTAG
- the LOC101268009 gene encoding BI1-like protein isoform X2, which yields MSGVKGNDVEEGSTTTSLLLYPGIRNDENDLRWDFIRKVYYILASQILLTTIVSAGTVLYLPVNNILHGKTILLILLILPLLLLLPLYFYRQKHPLNFVFLGIYTITLSISIGIACATINGKIVLEALILTSAVVLSLTGYTFWASKRGQDFSFLGPILFASLNVLILTGFLQLFFPLGSTVNAIYCAVSAIVFCAYIVFDTYKLIKRFSYDEYIWASVHLYLDILNLFLDILRLLRPRNTTN from the exons atgtcagGAGTTAAAGGTAATGATGTAGAAGAAGGAAGTACAACAACATCATTATTGCTATATCCAGGAATTCGAAATGATGAAAATGATCTTCGTTGGGATTTCATTCGCAAAGTTTACTATATCCTCGCCTCTCAGATCCTCCTAACCACCATCGTCTCTGCTGGAACTGTCCTATACCTTCCCGTTAACAACATCCTTCATGGCAAAACCATTCTCCTCATTCTACTCATTCTACCTCTCTTAT TGTTGTTGCCTTTGTATTTCTATAGACAAAAGCATCCATTGAATTTTGTTTTCCTTGGCATCTACACTATAACCTTGAGTATCTCTATTGGTATAGCATGTGCTACTATAAATG GAAAAATTGTGCTTGAAGCCTTGATTTTAACATCAGCTGTAGTTTTATCTCTTACTGGTTACACATTTTGGGCTTCAAAGAGAGGGCAGGACTTCAGCTTTTTGGGTCCAATATTGTTTGCTAGCCTCAATGTACTTATCTTGACTGGATTTTTGCAG TTGTTCTTCCCTCTTGGATCTACAGTCAATGCTATTTACTGTGCAGTAAGTGCTATTGTTTTCTGCGCGTATATTGTGTTTGATACGTACAAGCTGATTAAGAGATTCAGCTATGATGAATACATCTGGGCTTCCGTCCATCTTTACCTGGACATCCTCAACCTCTTCCTAGACATTCTGCGACTGCTCAGGCCGCGAAACACAACTAACTAG